One window of Aspergillus oryzae RIB40 DNA, chromosome 3 genomic DNA carries:
- a CDS encoding tellurite-resistance/dicarboxylate transporter family protein (predicted protein) has translation MLTPPKFEDEKQLGPVGIRERLRHFTWAWYTLTMSGGGLAVLIISQPFGFRGLREIGIAVYILNLILFALVCSTMAIRFILHGNLLESLRHDREGLFFPTFWLSVATIICGLSRYFGEESNESFQLALEALFWIYCVCTLLVAIIQYSFVFSSHKYGLQTMMPSWILPAFPIMLSGTIASVIGEQQPARAALPIIGAGVTFQGLGFSISFMMYAHYIGRLMESGLPHSDHRPGMFICVGPPAFTALALVGMSKGLPEDFKLLHDAHALEDGRIIELLAISAGVFLWALSLWFFCIAIVAVIRSPPEAFHLNWWAMVFPNTGFTLATITLGKALNSNGVKGVGSAMSICIVCMYIFVFVNNVRAVIRKDIMYPGKDEDVSD, from the coding sequence ATGCTGACACCTCCCAAgtttgaggatgagaagcagCTGGGCCCCGTGGGTATCCGGGAGAGGCTTCGCCATTTCACTTGGGCCTGGTACACATTAACGATGAGTGGAGGAGGGCTGGCcgtcctcatcatcagccAGCCCTTTGGGTTCCGCGGATTGAGAGAGATCGGCATCGCTGTCTATATCCTCAACCTGATCCTCTTCGCCCTTGTCTGCTCTACCATGGCTATAAGGTTCATCCTGCACGGCAACCTTCTGGAGTCCCTCCGTCATGACCGCGAGggtctcttcttcccgacCTTCTGGCTCTCCGTCGCAACCATCATCTGCGGCTTGTCTCGCTACTTCGGTGAAGAATCGAATGAGTCCTTCCAACTAGCCCTCGAAGCCCTCTTCTGGATCTACTGCGTCTGCACCTTACTCGTCGCAATCATCCAATACTCGTTCGTCTTCTCATCCCACAAGTACGGCCTTCAAACCATGATGCCTTCATGGATCCTTCCAGCCTTCCCCATCATGCTCAGCGGCACCATCGCCTCCGTCATCGGTGAACAACAACCCGCTCGCGCAGCCCTCCCCATCATCGGCGCCGGCGTCACCTTCCAGGGCCTCggcttctccatcagctTCATGATGTACGCCCACTACATCGGCCGACTGATGGAGTCCGGCCTCCCCCACAGCGACCACAGACCAGGCATGTTCATCTGCGTCGGACCCCCCGCCTTCACAGCCCTCGCCCTCGTCGGCATGAGCAAAGGCCTCCCCGAAGACTTCAAGCTGCTCCACGACGCCCACGCCCTGGAAGATGGCCGCATCATCGAGCTGCTGGCCATCTCCGCCGGCGTCTTCCTCTGGGCCCTGAGTCTCTGGTTCTTCTGCATCGCCATTGTCGCCGTCATCCGCTCGCCCCCCGAGGCCTTCCACCTCAACTGGTGGGCCATGGTCTTCCCCAACACCGGCTTCACCCTGGCCACCATCACCCTGGGCAAGGCTCTCAACAGTAACGGCGTGAAGGGCGTCGGCTCCGCCATGTCTATCTGCATCGTGTGCATGTacatcttcgtctttgtcAACAATGTCCGCGCCGTTATCCGGAAGGATATCATGTACCCGGGtaaagatgaggatgtatCTGATTAG
- a CDS encoding J-type chaperone JAC1 (mitochondrial J-type chaperone), translating to MTASLRPQRLLPRLSSATSRTTSGTRPSFLDQTPGTCLICQFRPQSTIRVPRVHHLQQTRRFASTSSSPNATTTDNNGTIQNIPDITNHYTIFPKTLPAGPPPSSPFHISVSDLRREFLQLQGTIHPDKYPPGPSKQQAEALSARINEAYRTLSDPLARAQYLLREMHDIDVTAEDGAAHHALDPETLMEVMEVQETIEEVGAEPGAESTIAELKKQNETRVVECVEKLANAFDAGDLESARQECVRLRFWYNIAQGLKEWEPGLTEIRLVH from the coding sequence atgactgcCTCCCTTCGCCCTCAGAGACTGCTCCCGCGGCTCTCCTCTGCAACCTCCCGAACAACATCAGGAACCCGGCCTTCATTCCTCGACCAAACACCAGGAACATGCCTCATTTGCCAGTTCAGACCCCAAAGTACCATTCGCGTACCCCgggttcatcatctccagcaAACCCGTCGCTTCGCCTCcacatcttcctcccccaaTGCTACCACAACCGATAACAACGGCACTATCCAAAACATTCCGGACATCACGAACCACtacaccatcttccccaaaacCCTCCCAGCAGGGCCACCTCCAAGCTCACCCTTCCACATCTCCGTCAGCGATCTGCGACGCGagtttctccaactccaggGTACAATTCACCCAGACAAGTATCCCCCGGGCCCATCGAAACAACAAGCCGAGGCCCTTTCAGCCCGCATCAATGAAGCCTACCGCACGCTGTCCGATCCACTCGCGCGCGCACAGTACCTCCTCCGCGAGATGCACGATATCGACGTCACAGCCGAGGACGGCGCCGCGCACCATGCGCTCGACCCAGAGACACTGATGGAAGTAATGGAGGTGCAGGAGACGATCGAAGAAGTGGGCGCCGAACCAGGCGCGGAGTCCACGATCGCCGAGctgaagaaacaaaatgaGACCCGTGTAGTAGAATGTGTGGAGAAGTTAGCGAACGCCTTCGATGCAGGCGATCTGGAGTCCGCAAGGCAGGAATGTGTGCGCCTGCGCTTCTGGTATAATATTGCGCAGGGGCTGAAGGAGTGGGAGCCCGGTCTTACTGAGATCAGACTGGTGCACTAG
- a CDS encoding putative pre-mRNA splicing factor (U4/U6 small nuclear ribonucleoprotein Prp4 (contains WD40 repeats)), whose product MMHPSRQAYVEEAEIPSAAAGIPSERASAILSQFERKRRAAAMVVPTDDSRVRARLRELGEPITLFGEGPADRRDRLRELLTDLAEQQDAAAAEGDVDMREATQEAEEEEAEQQEEFYTEGSQDLLEARKAIARFSLPRAKQRVARQKEESTIPLRTHIKHRKAVKEKLHGFDLYGSQIAGDRPVSICRFAPDGQTIATGNWGGGIKLLTVPNLEEKRSFKAHTDRVGGLSWFPGATLSTSNVSESTVNLVSGGGEGNVCLWSLDQDQPIATLSGHSGRVCRTEFHPSGRYVASASYDTTWRLWDVETTAELLLQEGHSREVYTVSFNNDGSLLASGGLDSIGRIWDLRTGRTVMILEGHIREIYGCDWGVDGYRVLTGSGDGWVKCWDLRQVRNTGGIGAHKSVVSDLRWYKGTESTSSYLPSTDGQNGRMDVDGDQPPQSTPVQPRKSGTFFVSSGFDKNVNIFSADDWSLVKTLSGHSGNVLSTDISDDAQWIASCGHDRTVKLWGIDS is encoded by the exons ATGATGCACCCATCCAGACAGGCGTACgtggaggaggcggag ATCCCCTCCGCGGCGGCGGGCATCCCGTCGGAGAGAGCATCCGCCATTCTGTCCCAATTCGAACGCAAACGGAGAGCTGCTGCTATGGTGGTCCCGACCGATGATAGTCGAGTGCGCGCGCGATTACGAGAGCTCGGAGAACCCATCACTCTGTTTGGTGAAGGCCCCGCGGACCGGAGAGATCGGCTACGAGAGCTCTTAACCGATCTCGCCGAGCAACAGGATGCGGcggcagcagaaggagatgtgGATATGAGAGAAGCGACGcaagaggctgaggaggaagaagcagagcaGCAAGAGGAGTTTTACACTGAGGGATCTCAAGATCTGTTGGAAGCACGGAAAGCGATCGCGCGGTTCTCCCTTCCTCGTGCAAAGCAGCGCGTCGCCCGGCAGAAAGAAGAATCGACCATTCCACTCCGAACGCACATTAAGCACCGCAAAGCGGTTAAGGAGAAGCTACATGGGTTTGACCTTTACGGTTCACAGATTGCAGGTGATCGTCCAGTCAGTATCTGTCGCTTTGCGCCAGACGGGCAGACCATCGCTACAGGTAACTGGGGCGGTGGGATTAAGCTGCTCACGGTGCCAAATCTGGAGGAGAAACGGTCATTCAAGGCGCATACAGATCGAGTAGGTGGCCTGTCATGGTTCCCAGGTGCTACACTGTCGACGTCCAATGTTTCCGAATCGACCGTCAACCTCGTTtctggaggtggagagggaaatgtGTGTCTATGGTCGCTTGATCAGGATCAACCGATAGCTACGCTGTCAGGCCACAGTGGTCGCGTGTGTCGAACGGAATTCCATCCGTCCGGGCGATATGTGGCGTCCGCGTCCTATGACACAACTTGGCGGTTATGGGATGTGGAGACGACCGCGGAACTGTTGCTGCAGGAAGGTCATTCACGAGAGGTCTACACGGTATCTTTCAACAATGATGGTTCTCTTTTGGCCAGTGGAGGACTCGACAGCATTGGACGTATTTGGGATCTTCGGACGGGCCGGACTGTGATGATCCTTGAAGGCCATATCCGTGAAATTTACGGTTGCGACTGGGGCGTGGATGGGTATCGTGTCCTGACCGGCTCAGGCGACGGCTGGGTAAAGTGCTGGGACTTGCGTCAAGTACGGAATACCGGTGGGATCGGCGCACATAAGAGTGTCGTGTCCGACCTTCGGTGGTATAAAGGAACAGAATCTACCAGCTCCTACTTACCGTCTACCGATGGGCAGAACGGCcggatggatgtggatggcGATCAACCCCCACAATCGACACCTGTACAACCAAGGAAGTCGGGCACTTTCTTCGTGAGCAGTGGATTCGACAAGAATGTCAACATATTCAGCGCCGACGACTGGTCATTGGTGAAAACCCTAAGTGGCCATTCAGGCAATGTGCTGAGTACCGATATCAGCGATGACGCGCAGTGGATCGCTAGTTGCGGACACGACCGCACAGTCAAGCTTTGGGGTATCGATAGCTAG
- a CDS encoding RNA 3'-terminal phosphate cyclase-like protein (RNA 3'-terminal phosphate cyclase), which produces MATSQPPLRFTGHKNFVYRLVFATLTGRTVHISQIRPSSPTNPGLAPHEISFLRLLEAVTNGSQLEISYTGTIVVYKPGLITGSGAGAGSGGVIRHELPAGCNRGVSYYLLPLCLLAPFSKAPVKVLFTGPGVITSSTPTGDMSVDSVRTAILPLYNQFGIFNNIELRILRRSNPGHNGRGGGGEVQLVFGHQVRLPKTLHLMNPGRIKKIRGVAYAVGVSASNNARMIETARGVLNPLVPDTYVFSDVSSAPLVPAPEKSNPSAKKKIGLGFGLSLVAESSTGCLFSADVASPPSGGQAPEDIGKQCAYQLLETISKGGCIAPAAAATMLGLMTMGSEDVGRIQLGRDVIADEGVIQLARDLAKFGAPGWGLREAAGENERGDIVVSVVGRGIGNVGRKVA; this is translated from the coding sequence ATGGCAACTTCACAACCCCCTCTCCGCTTTACCGGTCATAAGAACTTTGTGTATCGCTTGGTTTTTGCAACCTTGACTGGCCGTACGGTGCATATCTCTCAGATCCGCCCTTCCTCTCCTACCAACCCTGGTCTTGCTCCGCATgagatttcctttcttcgtcttctcgaGGCTGTCACCAATGGTTCTCAACTTGAAATCTCTTATACTGGAACAATTGTTGTCTACAAACCTGGTCTTATCACTGGAAGTGGTGCAGGAGCAGGCAGCGGTGGTGTAATCAGACATGAGCTCCCAGCAGGTTGTAATCGCGGTGTGAGCTACTACCTTTTGCCTCTCTGTCTTTTAGCCCCATTCTCCAAGGCTCCTGTAAAGGTTCTCTTCACTGGCCCTGGTGTGATCACTTCATCTACGCCAACGGGTGATATGTCCGTGGACAGCGTGCGAACCGCGATCTTGCCGCTCTACAATCAATTCGGAATATTCAACAACATCGAACTCCGCATCCTACGAAGATCTAACCCTGGACATAACGGCaggggcggcggcggagaagTTCAGCTGGTCTTCGGCCACCAAGTGCGTCTCCCGAAAACTCTTCATCTGATGAACCCGGGTAGAATAAAGAAGATTCGTGGTGTGGCCTATGCCGTCGGTGTCTCAGCTTCCAATAACGCCAGAATGATCGAAACCGCTCGTGGTGTTCTCAACCCACTTGTGCCGGATACTTACGTTTTCTCTGATGTGTCCTCTGCCCCGCTGGTTCCTGCCCCAGAGAAGAGCAATCCTTCGGCTAAGAAGAAGATCGGTCTTGGATTCGGTTTGTCGCTTGTTGCAGAGTCCTCGACTGGTTGCCTCTTTTCTGCGGATGTGGCATCCCCGCCTTCGGGTGGCCAGGCTCCTGAGGATATTGGAAAGCAGTGCGCTTATCAGCTGCTTGAAACCATCTCGAAAGGTGGTTGTATTGCtcccgcagcagcagcgacCATGCTGGGTCTTATGACAATGGGCTCAGAGGATGTTGGCCGGATTCAACTTGGCCGTGATGTGATTGCTGACGAAGGTGTAATCCAGCTGGCGAGAGACTTAGCGAAATTTGGCGCACCTGGCTGGGGTCTTAGAGAGGCTGCCGGAGAAAATGAGCGTGGTGACATCGTTGTCAGCGTGGTTGGACGGGGTATTGGAAATGTTGGACGAAAGGTTGCTTGA
- the ppmA gene encoding type 2C protein phosphatase PTC7 (serine/threonine protein phosphatase) → MTPLVFLRRACSPTCSRLQPVTRDRLLASFSNSTPWPRSSPISSSSPPPRRSFHSTRSLDSESPRISYRVAASSSGKGRRFHPAKNTSDFDPQRHHAIGVATDVKSPAIRRQRRPDSGEDAYFVSRVGQHDNGAVAFAVADGVGGWAESRVDPADFSHALCGYMAQSALDWDAPAEQLRAKALLQAGYDQVVADESIRAGGCTASVGVGLDDGRVELANLGDSGSVLLRLAAVHHYSVPQTHGFNTPYQLSIIPPRMRTQASIFGGAFLEDFPRDAAVTNLQMQHGDVLLLATDGVFDNLNNQDILKLITSRMVLTGAWTATPDVGIKPSIDLDQLTGPEGLASLIPSSSTQASQHHRSTNKSHLYSLPSLLAATIAGEAKLASVDMRRDGPFAKEAQRYYPGDWYRGGKVDDIAVLAVVAVEEGYVPSP, encoded by the coding sequence ATGACCCCTCTGGTTTTTCTCCGTAGAGCCTGCAGTCCAACCTGCAGTAGGCTACAACCCGTCACGAGAGATAGGCTCTTGGCCTCGTTCTCGAACAGCACGCCATGGCCCCGATCCTCTCcgatatcatcctcctctcctccgcccCGACGATCCTTCCACTCGACACGGTCGCTTGACTCGGAATCCCCGCGCATCTCATACCGCGTTgccgcttcatcatccggcAAAGGCCGTCGTTTCCATCCCGCAAAGAACACGTCCGATTTTGATCCCCAGCGTCACCATGCTATAGGGGTGGCCACAGATGTGAAGAGTCCAGCCATCCGGCGCCAGCGGAGGCCCGATAGTGGAGAGGACGCATACTTCGTGAGTAGGGTCGGTCAACATGATAACGGAGCGGTCGCCTTTGCCGTCGCAGACGGGGTAGGAGGCTGGGCTGAGTCTCGAGTCGATCCCGCGGACTTCTCACATGCGCTGTGTGGATATATGGCGCAATCCGCCCTTGATTGGGATGCCCCAGCGGAACAATTGCGTGCAAAGGCTCTTCTCCAGGCCGGCTATGATCAAGTTGTTGCCGATGAATCTATTCGCGCCGGCGGCTGCACCGCCTCGGTGGGTGTCGGCTTGGACGATGGACGGGTTGAACTGGCAAATTTAGGTGATTCAGGTTCAGTCCTTCTCCGTCTTGCTGCCGTACATCACTACTCGGTCCCGCAAACGCATGGCTTCAACACGCCTTATCAACTTAGTATCATCCCGCCGCGGATGCGCACGCAAGCATCCATTTTCGGTGGTGCCTTCCTCGAAGACTTCCCGCGCGACGCGGCCGTCACCAATCTCCAGATGCAGCATGGCGACGTACTCCTCCTTGCAACAGACGGCGTCTTCGACAACCTCAATAACCAGGACATTCTCAAGCTTATAACCAGCCGGATGGTTCTAACAGGCGCCTGGACCGCCACACCCGACGTTGGAATCAAACCCTCCATCGATCTTGACCAACTTACCGGTCCTGAGGGCCTTGCCTCCCTCATCCCGTCATCATCTACCCAAGCTTCCCAACACCATCGCTCCACAAACAAGAGCCACCTATACagccttccttccctcctcgCCGCCACCATCGCAGGTGAAGCCAAATTGGCTAGCGTGGATATGCGCCGCGACGGACCCTTTGCCAAAGAGGCTCAACGATATTACCCCGGCGACTGGTACCGTGGCGGGAAGgtggatgatattgctgtCTTGGCTGTGGTGGCTGTGGAAGAGGGCTACGTTCCATCGCCGTGA
- a CDS encoding 3-hydroxyanthranilate 3,4-dioxygenase (3-hydroxyanthranilate oxygenase HAAO), with product MLPPALNIPKWLEANSHLLQPPVNNYCVYHPSSPATAGYTVMIVGGPNARTDYHINTTPEFFYQYRGSMLLRTVDTSASPPVFQDIPIHEGSLFLLPANTPHCPVRFKDTVGVVMEQPRAEGAVDILRWYCKSCGEIVWEKRFVCTDLGTQVKEVVEEFGADQEKRTCKACGTVAETKYKEGELVQPPRFLE from the exons ATGCTTCCCCCGGCTTTGAACATTCCCAAATG GCTTGAAGCCAATTCGCACCTTCTACAACCCCCAGTAAACAACTACTGTGTCTACCACCCCTCCTCCCCGGCAACAGCCGGCTACACAGTGATGATCGTGGGCGGTCCCAACGCCCGCACGGACTACCACATTAATACAACCCCAGAGTTCTTCTACCAGTATCGAGGCTCAATGCTTCTCAGAACTGTCGACACTTCCGCTTCGCCCCCAGTGTTCCAAGACATTCCCATCCACGAGGGTTCACTGTTCCTGCTACCTGCCAACACGCCTCACTGTCCGGTGCGGTTCAAGGATACCGTGGGTGTTGTGATGGAGCAACCTAGAGCTGAAGGTGCGGTTGATATTCTGCGGTGGTACTGTAAGAGCTGTGGGGAGATTGTATGGGAGAAGCGTTTTGTGTGTACGGACCTGGGAACGCAGGTGAAAgaggttgttgaagaatttggcGCGGATCAGGAAAAACGGACGTGCAAGGCTTGCGGTACTGTTGCGGAAACGAAGTATAAGGAGGGGGAACTAGTACAGCCGCCCAGGTTCCTTGAGTAG
- a CDS encoding uncharacterized protein (predicted protein), translating into MDNYRDYSSIATDPPSLSLGYSIVHSPPFTFLVGANHTKLTVQSGLARHVSQPLDHLMNSGETRESKHHIAVLEEEDVETFVAFCEYAYTGDYSVPGPDNREEYQEQVVNNPFKGVFSGEPVLAQPDPKPSDETDKGQSKPSEEVQPQPEQAPPTPEPEYPLEENKAPEEPLAAPVEPPQEPEPVPEPAPEEPVEQPPATPAVEEGEPADANEGAGSGKGKKGKKNKKDKKKKGAVAAEEPTTNLTPPSTPPPQKLEQVENPPVDETPAPAEEWNQPQESIEPPADAEAAQPAEPVQAEVDTWERSAPTPQEPETVEPERTSVKAETKEEEKVTEEPKPSHFRTNSFIDMSFARQRFNFQHESGSNLWDEFAAMDYHDPRQTHGNRPPSSLSYSASTKGDLPYLVFHAKLYVFATRFLIPALAQLCLRKLHTDLLNLGFPEHPMDSQDEETFALTTTKARMILDLLDYTYNKTTRLEPISAISATQLRDNELRRLVVHYAACKIRDLAEFCPPEENTAGMPYPHKRSAKGLRPLLDTTTELASDLVYRMMW; encoded by the exons ATGGATAACTATCGGGATTACAGCAG CATTGCCACTGACCCTCCGAGTTTGTCATTGGGATACAGTATCGTCCATTCACCGCCATTCACTTTCCTGGTCGGCGCCAACCACACCAAGTTAACCGTTCAATCGGGACTTGCCCGTCATGTCTCCCAGCCGCTGGACCACTTGATGAACAGTGGGGAAACCCGCGAATCGAAACATCATATCGCCgtcttggaggaggaagatgttgagaccTTTGTCGCCTTCTGCGAGTATGCCTATACAGGTGACTACAGCGTCCCTGGCCCGGACAACCGAGAGGAATACCAAGAACAGGTCGTGAACAACCCATTCAAGGGTGTGTTCTCTGGAGAGCCTGTCCTGGCGCAGCCTGACCCCAAACCCAGCGACGAGACCGACAAGGGGCAGAGCAAGCCAAGCGAGGAAGTTCAGCCACAGCCGGAACAAGCGCCGCCGACTCCGGAACCAGAGTATCCTCTGGAGGAGAACAAGGCGCCAGAGGAGCCTTTAGCAGCTCCAGTTGAGCCACCGCAAGAACCCGAGCCTGTCCCCGAGCCTGCCCCCGAAGAGCCTGTTGAGCAGCCTCCTGCGACTCccgctgttgaagaaggcgaacCTGCAGACGCCAATGAAGGCGCAGGCTCcggcaaaggcaagaagggaaagaagaacaagaaggataagaagaagaagggcgctGTCGCCGCGGAGGAGCCTACGACTAACCTGACTCCTCCGTCCACACCTCCGCCTCAGAAACTGGAACAGGTCGAGAATCCCCCTGTTGATGAAACACCTGCCCCAGCTGAGGAATGGAACCAGCCTCAGGAGTCTATAGAACCACCGGCTGATGCAGAGGCCGCTCAACCGGCTGAGCCTGTTCAGGCCGAGGTTGACACCTGGGAGCGATCTGCTCCCACGCCGCAGGAACCTGAAACGGTCGAGCCTGAAAGAACCTCCGTAAAGGCCGAGactaaggaagaagagaaagtcaCAGAGGAGCCGAAACCTTCCCACTTCCGGACCAACTCCTTCATCGACATGTCATTTGCCAGGCAGCGCTTCAACTTCCAGCACGAGTCGGGCAGCAACCTGTGGGATGAATTTGCAGCCATGGACTATCACGACCCTCGACAGACCCACGGAAACAGGCCGCCAAGCTCACTGTCGTACTCGGCGTCGACCAAGGGTGACCTTCCGTATCTTGTTTTCCATGCCAAGCTGTATGTCTTCGCCACGCGCTTCTTGATTCCCGCCCTTGCCCAATTATGTCTCCGGAAGCTCCATACGGATCTCCTCAACCTAGGATTCCCCGAGCATCCAATGGACTCACAGGATGAGGAGACATTCGCTTTAACGACCACCAAGGCCAGAATGATCCTCGACCTTCTGGACTATACCTACAACAAGACTACCCGTCTCGAGCCTATCTCCGCCATCTCAGCCACTCAGCTTCGCGACAACGAGCTTCGGAGATTGGTTGTACACTATGCAGCTTGCAAGATACGGGACCTCGCGGAGTTCTGTCCTCCCGAGGAAAATACTGCGGGCATGCCCTACCCACATAAGCGTTCGGCCAAGGGCTTGCGTCCCCTCCTGGACACCACCACCGAGCTTGCATCGGATCTGGTGTACCGTATGATGTGGTGA